The following coding sequences are from one Microtus pennsylvanicus isolate mMicPen1 chromosome 1, mMicPen1.hap1, whole genome shotgun sequence window:
- the LOC142832090 gene encoding leukocyte immunoglobulin-like receptor subfamily A member 5 isoform X2, translating into MENSKDELVLQKPGHTYSKPKLSALDSHVVNAGGNVTLQCISWQRYDGFILIKEGEPKFSRTLDSQYIFTGHLQAMFSLGPMTSRNTGIFRCYGFYKRDPQKWSMPSDPLEVHISEAVEPLRLSPNISDPKTVSQPQDYTKENLIRIGVSVLVLVLLGILLYEDQHSQRRIQSTASRENSASVKVAETSE; encoded by the exons atggagaacagcaaagATGAGCTAGTCCTGCAGAAACCAG GACATACCTACAGCAAACCCAAATTGTCAGCCCTTGACAGCCATGTTGTGAATGCAGGAGGGAATGTGACCCTTCAATGTATCTCATGGCAGAGATATGATGGGTTTATTTTGATCAAGGAAGGAGAACCCAAGTTCTCCAGAACCCTGGACTCACAGTATATTTTCACTGGGCATTTACAAGCtatgttttctttgggtcctATGACCTCCAGGAATACGGGGATATTCAGATGTTATGGCTTCTACAAAAGAGATCCACAAAAGTGGTCTATGCCTAGTGACCCCCTGGAAGTACACATATCAG aagCAGTTGAGCCCCTCAGGCTATCACCAAACATATCCGACCCAAAGACAG TCTCACAGCCCCAGGATTACACAAAGGAGAATCTCATCAGGATTGGGGTATCTGTCTTGGTCCTTGTACTCCTTGGCATTCTTCTGTATGAAGATCAGCACAGCCAAAGACGGATCCAATCCACAGCCAGTAGAGAAAATAGTGCATCTGTCAAGGTGGCAGAGACCTCAGAATAA
- the LOC142832090 gene encoding leukocyte immunoglobulin-like receptor subfamily A member 5 isoform X1 encodes MIFTAIAMLCLGLTLGFRSPVLAGHTYSKPKLSALDSHVVNAGGNVTLQCISWQRYDGFILIKEGEPKFSRTLDSQYIFTGHLQAMFSLGPMTSRNTGIFRCYGFYKRDPQKWSMPSDPLEVHISEAVEPLRLSPNISDPKTVSQPQDYTKENLIRIGVSVLVLVLLGILLYEDQHSQRRIQSTASRENSASVKVAETSE; translated from the exons ATGATTTTCACTGCCATAGCCATGCTCTGTCTGG GACTGACTCTGGGATTCAGGTCTCCAGTGTTGGCAG GACATACCTACAGCAAACCCAAATTGTCAGCCCTTGACAGCCATGTTGTGAATGCAGGAGGGAATGTGACCCTTCAATGTATCTCATGGCAGAGATATGATGGGTTTATTTTGATCAAGGAAGGAGAACCCAAGTTCTCCAGAACCCTGGACTCACAGTATATTTTCACTGGGCATTTACAAGCtatgttttctttgggtcctATGACCTCCAGGAATACGGGGATATTCAGATGTTATGGCTTCTACAAAAGAGATCCACAAAAGTGGTCTATGCCTAGTGACCCCCTGGAAGTACACATATCAG aagCAGTTGAGCCCCTCAGGCTATCACCAAACATATCCGACCCAAAGACAG TCTCACAGCCCCAGGATTACACAAAGGAGAATCTCATCAGGATTGGGGTATCTGTCTTGGTCCTTGTACTCCTTGGCATTCTTCTGTATGAAGATCAGCACAGCCAAAGACGGATCCAATCCACAGCCAGTAGAGAAAATAGTGCATCTGTCAAGGTGGCAGAGACCTCAGAATAA